Proteins found in one Gammaproteobacteria bacterium genomic segment:
- a CDS encoding AI-2E family transporter translates to MVQSAFFFSILIAASLAFSIMLMPFFEPILWAVTLAIIFKPVQKRLLASMPNQENLVSLCTLLIIIFAVIVPALFLSTSVGREGVALYKSIISGEIDLSGPLSWAQNTWPSLIDRAESLGVDIEEAKQKLSSSALQGSQWAASHIFTFGQNTVRFAVMFFLMLYLLFFFLRDGKKIIDMIIHILPIGDDRERYLLSKFAEVSRATIKGTLVVGAIQGTIGGITFSLLGIESAIFWGVVMTLLSILPAIGSALIWIPAAIYLITSGMLIKGIILIIVGVFIIGMIDNILRPILVGRDTKMPDYLILLSTLGGIAMIGISGFVLGPIIAAFFLTIWTMFAQEYNTDNTKK, encoded by the coding sequence TTGGTACAAAGCGCGTTTTTCTTTTCAATATTAATTGCAGCTAGCCTGGCTTTTTCCATAATGCTCATGCCGTTCTTTGAGCCCATCCTGTGGGCAGTAACGCTGGCAATTATTTTCAAGCCAGTTCAAAAGAGACTATTAGCTAGTATGCCGAACCAAGAAAACTTAGTTTCTTTATGCACCTTATTAATTATTATATTTGCAGTGATTGTACCGGCACTATTTTTATCTACATCTGTGGGCCGTGAAGGTGTTGCTCTATATAAGTCCATCATCAGCGGTGAAATAGATTTATCAGGCCCTTTAAGTTGGGCCCAGAATACTTGGCCATCACTGATTGATCGTGCAGAAAGCTTGGGCGTAGATATTGAAGAAGCAAAACAAAAACTTTCTTCATCTGCTTTACAGGGTAGTCAATGGGCCGCATCACATATATTCACTTTTGGCCAAAACACAGTCCGTTTTGCGGTTATGTTTTTCTTAATGTTGTATTTGTTATTTTTCTTTTTACGAGATGGCAAAAAAATAATTGATATGATTATTCATATCTTGCCGATAGGCGATGACCGCGAACGCTACTTACTTTCAAAATTTGCCGAAGTATCACGCGCAACTATAAAAGGCACATTAGTCGTTGGCGCAATTCAAGGCACGATCGGTGGAATTACTTTTTCTTTACTAGGTATTGAGTCTGCCATATTTTGGGGAGTAGTAATGACTTTATTATCTATACTTCCAGCTATTGGCTCAGCATTAATTTGGATACCAGCTGCGATCTATTTAATCACCAGCGGCATGTTAATTAAAGGAATTATATTAATTATAGTTGGTGTCTTTATTATTGGCATGATAGATAACATCCTGCGTCCAATCCTTGTTGGACGCGATACAAAAATGCCCGATTATCTCATTCTATTAAGTACCTTAGGTGGCATTGCCATGATCGGCATTTCAGGTTTTGTGCTAGGCCCGATAATAGCAGCATTCTTTCTTACCATTTGGACAATGTTCGCGCAGGAATATAATACTGACAACACTAAAAAATAA
- a CDS encoding DUF6632 domain-containing protein, translating to MDDTSRIKYLKIALVLIGITFTFIILPLTIFWPSGWSWHGEGRSYYLEMILSIYATLGIFLMLAARNPLEHRSLIWFTVWSSVAHGAVMAWQSFDGHHNMGHLLGDVPALFIVAAVLAYLTPRKT from the coding sequence ATGGATGATACTAGTCGTATAAAATATTTAAAAATTGCATTAGTTCTTATAGGCATTACATTTACATTTATAATACTGCCGCTAACAATATTTTGGCCCTCCGGCTGGTCTTGGCATGGTGAAGGTCGTTCATATTACCTAGAGATGATATTAAGTATTTATGCCACGTTAGGCATTTTCTTAATGCTTGCTGCACGCAACCCTCTAGAACATCGTAGCTTAATTTGGTTTACTGTCTGGTCTAGTGTTGCTCATGGCGCTGTGATGGCTTGGCAATCGTTCGATGGCCACCACAATATGGGTCACTTACTAGGAGATGTACCTGCGTTATTTATTGTAGCTGCAGTACTTGCGTATCTCACTCCAAGAAAAACATAA
- the chrA gene encoding chromate efflux transporter encodes MNQFQHESHQHDFISFWDAFKFWLKLGFISFGGPAGQIAIMHQELVEKRRWISEQRFLHALNFCMLLPGPEAQQLATYFGWLMHKSWGGIVAGALFVAPSLFILIMLSWIYISYGDVPIVAGIFYGIKPAITAVIIHAAYRIGSRAIKNGMLFSISIAAFLSIFIFNIPFPIIVVCAAIIGFIGGRIVPDKFISGGKHSSNDKSFGPAIIDDNTPIPKHAKFSINKLLCAIVIGFILWLVPMSLLYHFYGWDHTLTQMGWFFTKAALVTFGGAYAVLPYVYQGAIENYSWVTPTQMIDGLALGETTPGPLIMIVAFVAFIGGYINNLFGTDQLFLAGAVAATLVTWFTFLPSFLFIFAGGPFIETTHGNLKFTAPLTAITAAVVGVIINLALFFGYHVLWPQGFSGSFDWPSALITILVTVSLFYYKSNLLLVIAVCGALGLLIKFIDFNL; translated from the coding sequence ATGAATCAATTCCAACACGAATCACATCAACACGACTTTATCTCGTTTTGGGACGCTTTTAAATTTTGGTTAAAGCTTGGCTTTATAAGTTTTGGTGGCCCCGCAGGTCAAATCGCTATCATGCACCAAGAACTTGTAGAGAAACGTCGTTGGATTTCTGAGCAGCGTTTTTTACATGCGCTTAATTTTTGCATGTTATTGCCAGGTCCAGAGGCACAGCAACTTGCTACTTATTTTGGCTGGCTAATGCATAAAAGCTGGGGAGGCATTGTGGCAGGCGCGCTGTTTGTTGCGCCATCATTGTTTATTTTAATCATGCTATCGTGGATTTATATCTCTTACGGTGATGTACCAATTGTTGCTGGTATATTCTATGGGATTAAACCTGCCATCACCGCTGTAATCATTCATGCTGCATACCGCATTGGCTCACGCGCCATTAAAAATGGAATGCTGTTTTCTATTTCTATTGCTGCATTTTTATCTATCTTTATATTTAATATTCCATTCCCTATTATTGTAGTTTGTGCTGCCATTATTGGCTTTATAGGTGGTCGCATTGTTCCTGATAAATTTATATCAGGGGGGAAACATAGTTCTAATGATAAATCTTTTGGCCCGGCGATAATTGATGACAATACTCCAATCCCCAAACATGCAAAATTCAGTATCAATAAACTTCTCTGTGCGATTGTTATAGGATTTATCTTATGGCTTGTACCTATGTCATTATTATATCATTTTTATGGATGGGACCATACCTTGACTCAAATGGGATGGTTTTTCACTAAGGCTGCCTTAGTTACTTTTGGTGGCGCTTATGCAGTGCTGCCGTATGTATACCAGGGCGCAATTGAAAACTATTCATGGGTTACACCCACTCAAATGATCGATGGTTTAGCACTAGGTGAAACGACTCCTGGCCCATTAATTATGATTGTTGCATTTGTTGCTTTTATTGGTGGATACATTAATAATTTATTTGGTACAGATCAATTATTCTTAGCCGGCGCTGTTGCCGCCACTCTAGTGACTTGGTTTACTTTTTTACCTTCCTTTTTATTTATTTTTGCCGGCGGCCCTTTTATTGAGACTACCCATGGTAATTTAAAATTTACTGCTCCATTAACAGCAATTACAGCCGCAGTTGTTGGAGTCATAATAAACCTAGCATTATTCTTTGGTTACCATGTTCTATGGCCGCAAGGTTTCTCAGGATCTTTTGACTGGCCATCTGCATTGATAACGATTCTAGTGACTGTTTCACTTTTCTATTACAAATCAAACCTACTTCTTGTCATTGCAGTATGTGGAGCATTAGGGTTATTAATAAAATTTATAGATTTTAATCTTTAA
- a CDS encoding FkbM family methyltransferase, whose amino-acid sequence MKINRPLRKVKLLLVKLLFWAPLSVKSFRRWIFDSAPMNTLMISNCINENFIVSSSDKTIARGLFSNKEFDLDKLTAALKILQFDKKHSLLIDIGANIGTICIPAIKRGYFDEAIAIEPDPFNYRLLKANVLINDLNSQIDTYNIALGKDDGEQLVLEQSVDNFGDHRIMVDENNGDSSLQKIKVKSESLDSIFDASVEKNVLVWMDTQGYEGYVLAGASSTISKKIPLVIEFWPFGMLRTKSYVYLKKTLLDGGYTKFYLLDDEPEATILSEAALDELWEKLGEKGEFSDLLVI is encoded by the coding sequence ATGAAAATTAATAGACCGTTGAGAAAAGTAAAACTTTTATTAGTGAAATTACTTTTTTGGGCGCCGCTATCAGTTAAATCTTTTCGAAGGTGGATTTTCGATTCTGCACCAATGAATACATTGATGATTTCAAATTGTATTAATGAAAATTTTATTGTGTCTAGCAGTGACAAGACTATTGCAAGAGGACTATTTTCTAATAAGGAATTTGATTTAGATAAACTAACAGCCGCTTTAAAGATATTGCAGTTTGATAAAAAACACTCTTTGCTAATTGATATAGGGGCTAATATTGGGACAATCTGTATTCCTGCAATTAAGCGAGGATATTTTGATGAGGCTATTGCTATTGAGCCTGATCCTTTTAACTATAGATTGCTTAAGGCAAATGTACTTATTAATGATCTCAATTCTCAGATTGATACATATAATATCGCGTTAGGTAAAGATGATGGAGAACAGCTCGTGCTTGAGCAGTCTGTAGATAATTTTGGGGACCATAGAATTATGGTTGATGAAAATAACGGTGATTCGTCTCTACAAAAAATCAAGGTAAAGTCAGAATCTCTGGACAGCATATTTGATGCGTCTGTCGAGAAAAATGTATTGGTCTGGATGGATACTCAAGGGTATGAGGGGTATGTGTTAGCTGGAGCTTCTAGTACTATTTCTAAAAAAATTCCTCTAGTAATAGAATTTTGGCCATTTGGAATGTTGCGTACTAAATCTTATGTTTATTTGAAAAAAACTTTGCTGGATGGTGGCTATACAAAATTCTATCTACTAGATGATGAGCCAGAGGCTACAATATTGTCTGAAGCTGCACTTGATGAATTATGGGAAAAGTTAGGAGAAAAAGGGGAATTTTCTGACTTGCTAGTGATTTAA
- a CDS encoding CbbQ/NirQ/NorQ/GpvN family protein: protein MDSDISAKSYKPEEYFVEKEPYYEPVADEIEVYEAAYRNKLPLLLKGPTGCGKTRFMEYMGWRLRRPLITVSCHDDLTASDLVGRYLVTGGETVWVDGPLARAVRTGSICYLDEIVEARKDTTVVIHPLCDDRRVLPMEKIGELLEAPDEFCMAISYNPGYQSVLKDLKQSTRQRFVALEFDYPSATIEQKIIEKETSVDANTAKQLVKFAQMTRNLKGSGLDEGASTRLLVHAGKLIQTGVNPVTACKSAISQALTDDPEMLSAVNELSSSVF from the coding sequence TGATGAGATTGAGGTTTATGAGGCGGCTTATAGGAATAAACTTCCATTGTTACTAAAAGGTCCGACGGGATGTGGCAAAACCCGTTTTATGGAATATATGGGCTGGCGATTGAGACGACCTCTGATTACAGTGTCATGCCACGACGATCTAACAGCCTCAGACCTAGTTGGCCGTTACTTAGTCACTGGGGGAGAAACAGTCTGGGTGGACGGACCTTTAGCTAGGGCAGTTCGTACTGGTAGCATCTGTTACCTAGATGAAATAGTTGAAGCGCGAAAAGATACAACAGTGGTTATACATCCTCTATGTGATGATCGCCGTGTACTACCTATGGAAAAAATAGGCGAATTGCTCGAAGCACCTGATGAATTTTGTATGGCAATTTCATATAACCCAGGTTATCAAAGCGTATTAAAGGACCTGAAACAGAGTACCCGTCAGCGATTTGTAGCGCTTGAGTTTGACTACCCTAGTGCCACTATTGAACAAAAAATTATCGAGAAGGAAACATCGGTAGATGCAAATACTGCTAAGCAGTTAGTTAAATTCGCACAGATGACTCGCAACCTCAAAGGCAGCGGACTCGATGAAGGAGCAAGCACACGATTACTTGTCCATGCAGGAAAACTTATTCAAACAGGCGTGAATCCAGTGACTGCCTGTAAGAGTGCAATCTCTCAAGCGCTGACAGATGACCCTGAAATGCTATCCGCGGTCAATGAACTCAGCTCTTCTGTTTTCTAA